A genomic region of Nymphaea colorata isolate Beijing-Zhang1983 chromosome 2, ASM883128v2, whole genome shotgun sequence contains the following coding sequences:
- the LOC116248177 gene encoding peroxidase 9-like, which yields MSASEKTMASLSVFPAAFAMSLLCFSHLALAFPGDYYWGGNYDLCPGFYEYTCPQVNEIVMSVLETAVSQNPRIAAALVRLHFHDCFVQGCDASVLLDDSPKIVSEKNSNPNKNSLRGFEVIDQIKSELEAECPGVVSCADILALAARGSTILAGGPKWELPLGRRDSKTASLTLSNVNIPPPNSTLPNLKNLFGRQGLDEVDLVALSGAHTIGVARCVNFKQRLYNQNGNGQPDASLEQTFYQNLKTVCPISGGDNIITPLEFISPNRFDNYYYKLLLWGKGLLNSDEVLLTGAGSDTTMQLVKSYAEDENLFFDQFAKSMVKMGNINPLTGFNGEVRANCHKVN from the exons ATGTCTGCAAGTGAGAAAACAATGGCTTCCTTGAGTGTGTTTCCTGCAGCCTTTGCCATGAGCCTCTTGTGTTTCTCTCATTTAGCATTAGCTTTCCCAGGTGACTACTACTGGGGAGGGAACTATGATCTGTGCCCTGGGTTTTATGAGTACACATGCCCACAAGTAAATGAGATTGTAATGTCTGTGTTGGAGACGGCTGTCTCTCAGAACCCAAGAATAGCTGCTGCATTGGTGAGGCTCCACTTCCATGATTGCTTCGTGCAG GGATGTGATGCATCCGTTCTGTTGGATGATAGCCCAAAGATTGTCAGTGAAAAAAATTCCAACCCAAACAAGAACTCGCTTCGAGGATTCGAAGTCATCGACCAGATAAAATCTGAGCTGGAGGCAGAATGCCCTGGCGTTGTTTCATGTGCAGATATCCTTGCTCTTGCTGCAAGAGGATCCACGATTCTG GCTGGTGGACCAAAGTGGGAGCTGCCATTAGGAAGAAGGGATTCAAAGACTGCGAGTTTGACCTTGTCCAACGTCAATATCCCTCCACCAAACTCAACTCTCCCAAACCTCAAAAACCTGTTTGGCCGTCAAGGCCTTGATGAAGTAGATCTTGTTGCACTCTCTG GTGCCCATACAATTGGGGTGGCAAGATGCGTAAACTTCAAGCAGAGGCTCTACAACCAGAATGGAAATGGGCAACCAGACGCATCTCTGGAGCAGACATTCTATCAGAATCTAAAGACAGTGTGCCCTATCTCAGGAGGGGATAACATCATCACCCCCTTGGAGTTTATAAGCCCCAACAGGTTTGATAACTACTACTACAAGCTCCTTCTCTGGGGGAAGGGACTGCTAAACTCAGATGAAGTTCTCCTCACTGGAGCTGGTTCAGACACCACCATGCAACTTGTTAAAAGCTACGCAGAAgatgaaaatcttttttttgaTCAATTTGCAAAGTCGATGGTCAAGATGGGGAATATCAATCCACTGACTGGTTTCAATGGTGAGGTCAGGGCCAACTGCCATAAAGTTAATTGA
- the LOC116248665 gene encoding peroxidase 5-like, giving the protein MKGLAIALVAFLGLMVAGFASTDCGLQYDYYHKSCPQAEQIIATTMDKLIKQNFDIVPNLVRMHFHDCFVRGCDASILLNSTKHNVAEKDSPINNPSLGGFDVIDKLKEALEVECPRTVSCADIITFATREAIHKAGSDFPRYEVRGGRKDGRVSLASETITFIPPPTLDVSGIARFFGVKGLTLDDAVTLLGAHSIGDSHCSAIGGRERNFKNTGKPDPTLDPKYAAKLRKQCPASQGTDPTVSLDPITPDVLDNKYYVGVLKHLGLFTSDATLLTDEATSAEVHLYAYNPAIWRKKFVAAIIKMGEIQVKTGDDGEVRKNCALVN; this is encoded by the exons atgaagggACTTGCGATTGCCCTCGTTGCCTTCTTGGGGTTGATGGTTGCAGGCTTTGCCTCCACTGACTGTGGCCTGCAGTATGACTATTACCACAAGTCATGCCCGCAGGCTGAGCAAATCATTGCCACAACGATGGATAAACTCATCAAGCAAAACTTTGATATAGTCCCCAATTTGGTCAGGATGCACTTTCATGATTGCTTTGTGAGG GGATGTGATGCTTCCATTCTCCTCAACTCAACCAAACACAATGTGGCCGAGAAAGACTCCCCCATAAACAACCCAAGTCTTGGAGGCTTTGATGTGATAGATAAGCTCAAGGAAGCCTTAGAGGTTGAGTGCCCAAGAACTGTCTCTTGTGCAGATATCATTACTTTTGCAACAAGGGAAGCTATCCACAAG GCTGGTTCAGACTTTCCAAGGTATGAGGTccgaggaggaagaaaggatgGCAGAGTCTCGCTGGCCAGTGAAACCATCACTTTTATCCCGCCACCTACCTTGGATGTCAGCGGCATCGCCCGCTTCTTTGGAGTCAAAGGACTCACCCTTGACGACGCTGTTACTTTGCTCG GTGCGCATTCTATTGGAGACTCACACTGTTCTGCCATTGGTGGGAGGGAGAGGAACTTCAAGAACACCGGCAAGCCTGATCCCACTTTAGACCCCAAATATGCAGCAAAGCTACGGAAGCAATGCCCTGCAAGTCAGGGGACAGATCCCACCGTCTCTTTGGACCCCATCACGCCAGATGTCTTGGACAACAAGTATTACGTTGGTGTTCTGAAGCATTTGGGTCTCTTCACATCTGACGCAACACTTCTCACAGATGAGGCCACCAGTGCAGAAGTCCATCTCTATGCTTACAATCCCGCCATCTGGAGAAAGAAATTTGTTGCCGCAATTATCAAAATGGGAGAGATTCAGGTGAAAACAGGGGATGATGGAGAAGTAAGAAAGAACTGTGCCTTGGTCAATTGA
- the LOC116249182 gene encoding uncharacterized protein LOC116249182 has translation MARSGGGWTVLQRRRIPLFLAVLSVSAGVLFILRSSSDSCTSPAPERFTPLFSSSHSLSTPSDLPNPLAFMRSKLVLLVSHELSLSGGPLLLMELAFLLRNVGAKVVWVTNQKPTETSEVIYNLEHRMLEHGVQVFPAKSSEASDTALKADLVVLNTAVAGKWLDADLKDDVPHVLPKLLWWIHEMRGHYFKLEYVKHLPLVAGAMIDSYTTAEYWKNRTHDRLGIKMPQTYVVHLGNSKELMEVAEDSVARRVLREHVRETLGVRSEDLLFAIINSVSRGKGQDLFLHSFFESLQLIREEKLQAPPMYAVVVGSDMSAHTKFETQLREFVSEKKLEGHVIFVNKTLSVIPYLAAIDVLVQNSQARGECFGRITIEAMAFQLPVLGTSAGGTREIVLDGKTGILHPVGKEGVSPLAQNIVKLATSAGQRATMGRAGYERVRERFMEHHMAERIAKVLKEILQQSTAQSHPK, from the exons ATGGCGAGATCGGGAGGCGGATGGACTGTCCTCCAGAGGCGGCGGATACCCCTCTTCCTCGCCGTCCTCTCCGTCTCGGCCGGAGTCCTCTTCATCCTCCGGTCCTCGTCCGATTCCTGCACTTCTCCCGCGCCCGAACGATTTACGCCTTTGTTCTCTAGCTCCCATTCACTGTCCACCCCCAGCGACCTGCCGAATCCTCTGGCTTTCATGAGATCGAAGCTCGTCCTTCTCGTGTCCCACgaactctccctctctg GTGGCCCCTTACTACTGATGGAGTTGGCATTCCTGTTGAGAAATGTTGGTGCTAAAGTTGTGTGGGTTACTAACCAAAAACCTACCGAAACATCTGAAGTAATTTACAATTTAGAGCACAGGATGTTGGAACATGGAGTTCAG GTATTTCCTGCTAAGAGTAGTGAAGCCTCAGATACTGCACTTAAAGCTGATTTGGTTGTTCTGAACACTGCTGTCGCTGGGAAGTGGTTGGATGCTGATTTGAAAGATGATGTTCCTCATGTTCTACCTAAGTTATTGTGGTGGATCCATGAAATGCGAGGGCACTATTTCAAGCTGGAATATGTTAAACACCTCCCTCTCGTTGCTGGTGCCATGATTGATTCATATACAACTGCAGAATATTGGAAAAATAGGACTCATGATCGACTGGG GATCAAGATGCCCCAGACTTATGTCGTGCATCTTGGAAACAGCAAAGAATTGATGGAGGTTGCTGAAGATAGTGTTGCAAGACGTGTCTTACGTGAGCATGTACGAGAAACATTGGGAGTTAGGAGTGAAGATCTCCTTTTTGCTATAATAAATA GTGTTTCACGGGGAAAAGGTCAAGACCTGTTCCTGCATTCATTCTTTGAAAGCCTTCAATTGATTAGGGAAGAAAAGCTACAAGCTCCACCTATGTATGCAGTAGTAGTTGGAAGCGATATGAGTGCTCATACCAAATTTGAGACACAACTGCGCGAGTTTGTGTCAGAGAAAAAGCTTGAAGGACATGttatttttgtcaataaaaCACTATCTGTTATTCCTTATTTGGCAGCAATAGATGTCCTTGTACAGAATTCTCAG GCCCGAGGAGAATGCTTTGGGAGGATTACCATTGAAGCGATGGCATTTCAACTACCAGTGTTG GGTACCTCAGCTGGTGGCACCAGAGAGATAGTCCTTGATGGAAAAACAGGAATCTTGCATCCTGTAGGTAAAGAGGGAGTCTCCCCGCTGGCTCAAAACATTGTGAAACTCGCAACAAGTGCTGGACAGAGGGCGACAATGGGAAGGGCCGGCTATGAAAGAGTGCGAGAAAGGTTCATGGAGCATCATATGGCAGAAAGAATTGCAAAGGTTCTGAAGGAGATTCTACAGCAATCGACTGCACAATCTCACCCCAAATGA
- the LOC116248176 gene encoding uncharacterized protein LOC116248176 gives MKILRWWSIAFLIAFLRICGVESVVAPTSGCYVIDSGSFLLDFTDWIGHVFEYLGKDTDLAVRFCKDVEQRSQTGYVDFGQFDTSSYFASSSGTVEKFVQEYHGGDLLHCEDSFDKMGRAAQVNIKCGTCSNTETCTDKYGCICNVSYDSTMCRVFVDLAISCTQNGSRVFEGFTVGFHPRSYEVIYNGMTQLGFDRAHREFSFATEHAHVPLYLTAVSSLSGLVGKPHFKVYPENGLEVELAGSGAVGHPPTTLSPTILDVSWRCEKALDAPYEVFISIPIKGYEPVEFSLTKSCEYKQELESDSTRGWATFGIISCVLVVASMAFCCGGFIYKTRVEHQYGLYALPGMTLLSACLEAVSGPDTGYTRSDNLGNTFINQTVWDRIPVPVDGAQRSGDRRYGSI, from the exons atgaaaattcttaGGTGGTGGTCAATTGCTTTCCTTATAG CTTTTTTAAGGATTTGTGGGGTTGAGTCAGTTGTGGCACCAACTTCCGGTTGTTATGTCATCGACAGCGGCAGCTTCCTTCTTGATTTT ACAGACTGGATTGGGCACGTGTTTGAGTATTTAGGGAAG GACACTGATCTAGCTGTACGTTTCTGCAAAGATGTAGAGCAAAGGTCACAGACG GGTTATGTAGATTTTGGTCAGTTTGACACTTCCAGTTATTTTGCCTCTAGCTCCGGCACTGTAGAGAAATTTGTTCAA GAATACCATGGTGGTGATTTGCTGCATTGTGAAGATAGCTTTGATAAAATGGGTCGTGCTGCTCAG GTCAACATAAAATGTGGAACTTGCTCAAATACAGAGACATGTACAG ATAAGTATGGTTGCATATGTAATGTGTCTTATGACAGTACAATGTGCAG gGTTTTTGTTGATCTTGCCATCTCATGTACTCAGAATGGTTCTCGAGTATTTGAAGGTTTCACTGTGGGGTTTCATCCTAGATCGTATGAAGTT ATATACAATGGTATGACTCAGCTTGGATTTGACAGAGCTCACCGAGAATTCAG CTTTGCAACAGAACATGCTCATGTTCCACTTTATCTTACTGCTGTCTCTTCTCTTTCTGGGTTGGTGGGAAAACCACATTTTAAG GTATACCCAGAAAATGGTCTAGAGGTTGAGTTGGCTGGATCAGGTGCAGTTGGGCACCCACCTACAACCTTATCACCTACCATATTGGATGTTAGCTGGAGAT GTGAAAAGGCACTGGATGCTCCATATGAAGTCTTCATTTCTATTCCAATCAAGGGCTATGAACCTGTTGAGTTTTCTCTTACAAAGTCATGCG AGTATAAACAGGAGCTTGAGAGTGATAGCACAAGAGGATGGGCTACATTTGGCATCATATCTTGTGT GTTAGTTGTGGCATCAATGGCATTCTGTTGTGGTGGTTTTATTTATAAGACTAGAGTAGAACATCAG TATGGACTGTATGCCCTGCCCGGGATGACCCTTCTATCTGCTTGTTTAGAAGCC GTGAGCGGGCCAGATACTGGTTACACTCGTTCAGACAATCTTGGCAACACATTCATCAATCAAACAGTATGGGATCGCATCCCTGTTCCTGTGGATGGAGCACAAAGGTCAGGAGACCGACGCTATGGGTCCATATGA